One Alnus glutinosa chromosome 3, dhAlnGlut1.1, whole genome shotgun sequence genomic region harbors:
- the LOC133863314 gene encoding LEAF RUST 10 DISEASE-RESISTANCE LOCUS RECEPTOR-LIKE PROTEIN KINASE-like 2.3 — protein sequence MFAALAFVGDIIVGVTLRVLQKALTTKKFFFPKVADFGLAKLCNRENTHITMTGGRGTPGYAAPEIWMPFPITHKCGVYSFGMLLFEIIGRRRNLDSRLSESQEWFPMWIWKTFEDGELGDQLTIVCGVEENHRETAERMVKVALLCVQHKPASRPVMSAVVKMLEGAVEIPTPLSPFQHMLDVAPFPNASSNPLQTDSTFDSEYSSQTVTGSGFVRATPAMRKYEIEIASC from the coding sequence CCTTAACTACAAAGAAATTCTTCTTTCCAAAAGTTGCTGATTTCGGTTTGGCCAAACTCTGTAACAGGGAAAATACTCATATCACTATGACAGGAGGAAGGGGGACTCCTGGTTACGCTGCACCAGAAATATGGATGCCATTTCCCATAACCCACAAGTGTGGTGTTTATAGCTTTGGGATGTTATTATTTGAAATCATAGGTAGAAGAAGGAACCTAGACAGCCGTCTTTCAGAGAGCCAGGAATGGTTCCCAATGTGGATCTGGAAAACGTTTGAAGATGGAGAACTAGGAGATCAATTGACCATAGTTTGTGGAGTGGAGGAGAATCATAGAGAAACGGCAGAGAGAATGGTTAAAGTTGCTCTCTTGTGTGTTCAACATAAGCCTGCATCCAGGCCTGTGATGAGTGCTGTTGTGAAGATGTTGGAAGGAGCAGTAGAAATTCCAACACCTTTAAGTCCATTCCAGCACATGTTGGATGTTGCTCCTTTCCCTAATGCATCTTCCAATCCATTACAGACTGATAGCACATTTGATTCAGAATATTCATCTCAAACAGTTACAGGATCTGGCTTTGTACGTGCTACTCCTGCGATGAGGAAATATGAGATTGAAATAGCCTCTTGCTAG